Genomic window (Acidimicrobiia bacterium):
GAAGGCCGTGACCTTCGAATCATCGACGAGATCACATCCGTCATACGGGGCGTCGACGGCGTACGGTTGCTCGGCGTCGACCCCGGGGCGGCGACCAACCGGACCGTGGTGACCTTCGCCGGTTCCCAGGAAGTGGTCGAGGAGGCGGCATTCCGCTCGATCAGCCGCGCCGCACAGCTGATCGACATGAGCCGCCACCGCGGTGAGCACCCCCGGATGGGCGCCACCGATGTATGTCCGTTCGTGCCTCTCGCCGGAGCATCCATCGAGGACTGCATCGAGAGCGCCCGCAGAGTCGGCCGGCGGGTCGGCGATGAACTCGGAGTGCCGGTCTACCTATACGAACATGCCGCCCCGGGAGGCCGGCGCTCTCTCGCAGAGGTGCGACGCGGCGAGTACGAGGGACTGGCCGGGCGGTCCGACGCCCCCGATTTCGGCCCCGCATACAACCCCTCGGCCGGAGCCACCGCGATCGGCGCCAGGCAGTTTCTGGTTGCTTTCAACGTCAATTTGAACACGAAAGACCGGCGCCTGGCTCATCAGATAGCCCAGGCAGTCCGCGAGACCGGCAGGCCCCGTCGCAGCGAAGACGGATCGATCCTCAAGGATGCCGACGGCAAGACCATCTTCGAACCCGGTCGATTCAGGGAGGTCAAAGGTGTCGGCTGGTTCATTGACGAGTACCAGCGGGCACAGGTATCGCTGAACCTCACCGACCACACCGTCGCTTCCGTCCACTCGGTGTTCGATGCCTGCCGGGAGGAAGCCGGAAGGCTGGGCCTGCGGGTGACGGGCAGCGAACTCGTCGGTCTCGTGCCGCGCGCCGCACTGCTGGCGGCCGGGGACCATTACCTGCAGGCGCAGGGAGCTACGATCGGAGTCCCCGAACGCGAGCGGATTCATGCCGCAATTCTTTCGCTTGGTCTCGATGAACTGACTCCCTTCGATCCGGACGCAAAGATCATCGAGTACGCCATCGGCGGTGAAAGCGGGGCCCTGGCCGGCCTGCCTGTCGTCCGGTTCCTCGATGAGCTCTCCGGCGACCTTCCGGCCCCGGGCGGTGGCAGTGTCGCCGCCCTCGCCGGTTCCCTCGCTGCTGCACTGGCGGCCATGGTGGCTGCGCTCACCTGGGCCAAGAAAGGGATGGAGGCCGAACGCCCCGAAATGGAATCGGTGGGCGTCCGGGCCCAGGAGTTGAAAGACTGGTTTGCCGCCGCAATCGATCGCGATACGGCCGCCTTCAACGCGGTGCTGCTGGCCAGGCGGATGCCCCGCGCTACTGCCTCCGAAGTCGAAGCGAGAGAAGCTGCAATCAGAGCCGCGGATCTAGGCGCAACACTGGTCCCGCTGGAAGTCCTCGAGCGCAGCGTCGAGGCACTCGAAGTCGTCCTGGCCGTCGCAAGACGCGGAAACCCGACGTCCGTCACAGATGCAGGAGTCGGCGGATGGTGCGGGTTGGCAGCCGCCGAGGGAGCATCTTTCAACGTTCGAATCAACCTCAGGGAACTAGCCGGTGACAACTCTGAACTCGTGAGGCGTCATGATGAGGCGCTCCGCCGGGCCAGGGAGGTCGCCGCTGAGGTCGGACGTGCAGTCGAGGAGCACCTGTGAGGGTCCTCGTGCCCGGCCTCGAGGGCTCTCATCGGGCAGTCGTCGACGAAACCGATACCGCCATCGCGATGGGGAGCGGTTCCGTCCCGGTTCTTGCCACCCCGCGCCTGGCCGCCTGGTTGGAAGCGGCAGCAGTCGCCGCTCTCGAAGGTCTGGTGCCCGCCGGTTCGACAACGGTGGGCACACGGATCGACATCCGGCATATTGCCGCCACGCCGGTTGGAAAGACGGTCGAGGCGAAAGCAACCGTGACGGCCGCGGAGGGCCGCACGGTTGAGTTCGACCTGCTCGCAACCGAAGGTGAGGCCACGATCGCAACCGGTCGACATGTGCGGGTCGTGGTCGATGAGGAGCGGTTCATCTCCTCTCTGGGACCGGCCTAGCCGGGCCAGGCGGCGACGGGATACACCGAGACCGGAACCACCACTGCCCCTGCCAGTTTGTCGTGCCACGTCTGCTTCTCAGGGTCCCAAAGCATCCACAGAAAACCGAGCAGGCACGGAATGGCGGATACGATCTTGCCGATCACCCGGATGAACGCCCCCGCGTATCCGATCGTATATCCGGTCTGTAGGCCGACCACCCTGATCGACATAGCTCGCTTCCCAACGGTCTGGCCAGACGGACTTCCCTCCAGGTACACGTAGTAGCCGTAGCCGGCGACGAAACCGACCACCGAGCCGAGAAACCCCATCCTTCCCAGTAGCGCGGTGGCCAGTCCGACAACGATCGAATCGATGACGGCGGCGATGAAACGCTCCCCGAAGCTTGCTCTCGGGCCCGATGGACCTGCAGATGTCGTCACGTGATCCTCCCCTTTCAGATGATCGCGAATCGATTGAGCTCGAACACCCACATCCCGACCAGCGCTATCGAGGCCAGCGGCATCGAGACGACGAGCCGATCCGGTCTTCCGACCAGCAAATAGAGTGCGAAGCCGACGGCCACCACACCCATAGGGTTGGCCGCCAAAGAACCTGCGAGATCCAGATGGGCGGCTGCGACAACGCTCGTAGTCATGCCGCACAGCGGACACGGAACCCCGGTGGCCGCTCGCAATGGGCAGAGAATCCCCGACCCCAAGGGCAGAAAGGGATGGAGGTAGGCCAGCAGCAGCATGATTCCGCCTGCGATCCGGAGATCAACCGGGTCAATACTGCGGGTTGCCGACCACCCGTTTCTCCCGGAAGGTCGGTGTTTCTCACAAGCGACGGCCACGGACCGAGCCTACCGATTCGGGACGAACCGGTCTTGGATTTACCTTCACAGGCCCGCCAGCCGGATGCCCGCCTCCACCGCCGCCGCATTGGACTCACCGAACGGGCCCTCGGCCGCCGCCGCACGGAGGGCGTCGACCGGAAAAACCCCGCTGTGCCGGACGGCTGCGGCGAGGGCCAGGAGACCGAGGTCCGCTTTGGGAACCCGGTCGGGCAGGGAGGCAGGGTCGACGACCCTGACTTCGGCACCGGACTCGATGTCGGCGAACTCGGGAACCGTGAGGATGATGGAATCGCTCGACAACCCGGCTGCTCTGGACCGGACCTTGCCGAGTCCGTCGGCGGTCAAGATCACGAGCATGTCGGGTCGGTCCGATCCTGCATAGTCGATCGGCCGGTCGGACAGCAGCAGCTTCGCCAGGCTGTGGCCCGTCTTGACCGTGACCGGGTAATCGTCTCGCTGAGACGCATAGAGTCCGCTCCTGATGGCGGCCAGCGCGCCTATCCGCGCCGCGGATCGCACCCGGCCGCCGGCTGAACCGGCCAGCTCGATCATGAACGGCCGTTCGAGGCTCGCCGACCAGTTCTGCTCCACCGGCACGGGCCCGCCGGGCACCGTGCCCGGGATGCGGGCGGACTCTCGCAGGGCGCGACTGTATTCCGGTCGCCCCTCTCTGTAGAGGACTCCGGTTTGGAAGCCGAGAGTCTCGAGCGTCGATTCGAGGGCGCGTCGGCTGAACTGATTCGACTTGACGAAGTAGGCGGTGCACAGCTCCCAGATATCCAGCAGAGCGAAGGAGTCGGAGGTCACGGCTTCGCAGATGCGTTGCGTGAGGTCGGCGTCGAAGCTCGTGCCCCGCCAGACGTATCCGGCGCCGTTTACCCCGACCGATCCGCAGATGTCGAGCGGGCGTTCCGGATTGCCGCCCGGCGTGGTGGTCGTGAACGCACCTTCCGGAGTGGTTGCCGAATGCTGGCCACCAGTCATGCCGTAGTTGAAGTTGTTGAACACCAGCACCGTGACCCCGATGTTGCGTCTGGCGGCGTTGAGGAGGTGAGTCCCCCCGATGCCCGTGCCACCGTCGCCCATCACCACGATGACGGTCAGATCCGGCTGAGCCAGCTTTATTCCCGTTGCGTAGGTGACCGATCGGCCGTGCAAGCCGTGGAAGGCGCTGGTCGCGAAATACTGATCAGAGAGCCCGGCGCATCCGATGTCGGTGACTATCACCGTCTTCATCGGGTCGGCTTGAAGTTCGACCAGCGCTTCGTTGAGATGATCGAGGATCGACTTGTGCCCGCAGCCGGGACAGAACGGGTACGGACT
Coding sequences:
- the ftcD gene encoding glutamate formimidoyltransferase: MKLIECVPNFSEGRDLRIIDEITSVIRGVDGVRLLGVDPGAATNRTVVTFAGSQEVVEEAAFRSISRAAQLIDMSRHRGEHPRMGATDVCPFVPLAGASIEDCIESARRVGRRVGDELGVPVYLYEHAAPGGRRSLAEVRRGEYEGLAGRSDAPDFGPAYNPSAGATAIGARQFLVAFNVNLNTKDRRLAHQIAQAVRETGRPRRSEDGSILKDADGKTIFEPGRFREVKGVGWFIDEYQRAQVSLNLTDHTVASVHSVFDACREEAGRLGLRVTGSELVGLVPRAALLAAGDHYLQAQGATIGVPERERIHAAILSLGLDELTPFDPDAKIIEYAIGGESGALAGLPVVRFLDELSGDLPAPGGGSVAALAGSLAAALAAMVAALTWAKKGMEAERPEMESVGVRAQELKDWFAAAIDRDTAAFNAVLLARRMPRATASEVEAREAAIRAADLGATLVPLEVLERSVEALEVVLAVARRGNPTSVTDAGVGGWCGLAAAEGASFNVRINLRELAGDNSELVRRHDEALRRAREVAAEVGRAVEEHL
- a CDS encoding hotdog domain-containing protein is translated as MRVLVPGLEGSHRAVVDETDTAIAMGSGSVPVLATPRLAAWLEAAAVAALEGLVPAGSTTVGTRIDIRHIAATPVGKTVEAKATVTAAEGRTVEFDLLATEGEATIATGRHVRVVVDEERFISSLGPA
- a CDS encoding thiamine pyrophosphate-dependent enzyme gives rise to the protein MNPTTVTTLGSYRNDSPYPFCPGCGHKSILDHLNEALVELQADPMKTVIVTDIGCAGLSDQYFATSAFHGLHGRSVTYATGIKLAQPDLTVIVVMGDGGTGIGGTHLLNAARRNIGVTVLVFNNFNYGMTGGQHSATTPEGAFTTTTPGGNPERPLDICGSVGVNGAGYVWRGTSFDADLTQRICEAVTSDSFALLDIWELCTAYFVKSNQFSRRALESTLETLGFQTGVLYREGRPEYSRALRESARIPGTVPGGPVPVEQNWSASLERPFMIELAGSAGGRVRSAARIGALAAIRSGLYASQRDDYPVTVKTGHSLAKLLLSDRPIDYAGSDRPDMLVILTADGLGKVRSRAAGLSSDSIILTVPEFADIESGAEVRVVDPASLPDRVPKADLGLLALAAAVRHSGVFPVDALRAAAAEGPFGESNAAAVEAGIRLAGL
- a CDS encoding RDD family protein; its protein translation is MTTSAGPSGPRASFGERFIAAVIDSIVVGLATALLGRMGFLGSVVGFVAGYGYYVYLEGSPSGQTVGKRAMSIRVVGLQTGYTIGYAGAFIRVIGKIVSAIPCLLGFLWMLWDPEKQTWHDKLAGAVVVPVSVYPVAAWPG
- a CDS encoding DUF2752 domain-containing protein; this encodes MAVACEKHRPSGRNGWSATRSIDPVDLRIAGGIMLLLAYLHPFLPLGSGILCPLRAATGVPCPLCGMTTSVVAAAHLDLAGSLAANPMGVVAVGFALYLLVGRPDRLVVSMPLASIALVGMWVFELNRFAII